In Prunus dulcis chromosome 2, ALMONDv2, whole genome shotgun sequence, a single genomic region encodes these proteins:
- the LOC117620130 gene encoding uncharacterized protein LOC117620130: MGRGPTQPSGLWYCRQILVSPPSVFYAVVFLWKRRRIFASASPLIPHFHLLLLCSQSPSLSMCVKKKSMASDPNSGDPITDYSQTQRIVLLVDLNPLLDIQDPTPFLTSLLSSIKTLLSFPPLSSSLFAFRLFFSSLSPLLSSFKLPTSLSLSFHLPTPTLVSLSQALNSLPAFHQDPSLPNSSTPRASCLAASLRQLVHDYAWDPVICDSATGMFSNCDSVAVRSNLVVLFSPLCMSVNCLSEFLNVGVDDESLENVNVFCKRFRGLFENINNAFVSRDIQCGWVDVRYKLECGQDKVGNDEDRMRFGFLMSGIRSLGWGFCSTDSIVLGSALVPFGLIYPEIGISPKFFGCNDCHKKVYTHLSLEILDVIGKPLECKFCDLKLVDLKMFPRNTADDVFFSLEIMNSQPRGDELKKMFWENFGSGVTKFQVKALQKYNEFLKIKGQLSDPLLVSEVSEKLGKDGKESSVNLFADKVLEMLQMDLGEIVQRKSAPIWEILLSFLYRYGQGALVSLSNDSGVSYTGILKPFTVSSALLFIVDEGFHPQEKVYDNGGGNVDQLSPKMNNEICKPNADLNQTEPSPSNKHSAGKDGRKWNNKRKSNLLQDLTWSAFCKAAFEHTELGLEEVYFVRECNNSKKMRFLKCWMKQIKKSSLIIEKESQTFQSNKKEMNNRLDNLHQESEQPVPSSASVGENSLTVASGIQNEADLEFRSETSEDFFSNLSNKIQQGLEYEAVDLGALAYRLVNSSIFWLKQKCDKEPLSESRTPLLKSGDTDYLVAAEMLKLLLRDPKDINARHKSSGLSFKASGSESEGLTSGKIVREYELQIFFRMEILQSEVGATIAESMKQKFVKHICSFLEKIRCHLDGGFFGNWSIDDYVENIIKSRYCETLEDVVHRIYTKMDLLLFADEEPPNNLLNSEDSNQSYREKPERDEVDENNGIKESVSAEDEPLRPLKIENARPSAQEIKQKEHAHKLIEAQERRERARRFASFTRGMPDLQRIWAPKQPKASKPKSNPHRKRFKRKDHRGSCDDRVCETPMSGNKRSCQQGSCFDDKDYGNESCGGSVSKALFQDDQ; encoded by the exons TTGCCgccaaattttggtttcccCCCCAAGCGTCTTCTACGCCGTCGTTTTTCTCTGGAAACGACGTCGTATTTTCGCTTCCGCCTCTCCCTTAATTCCTCATtttcaccttcttcttctctgtagCCAAAGTCCGTCTCTTTCTATGTGTGTCAAAAAAAAATCGATGGCATCTGATCCAAACTCCGGTGACCCAATCACCGACTACAGCCAAACGCAGCGCATAGTGCTCCTCGTAGACCTAAACCCACTGCTCGATATCCAAGACCCAACTCCATTTCTgacctctcttctctcctccaTTAAAAcccttctctccttccctccactctcctcttctctctttgcCTTCAGACTCttcttttcatctctctctccactGCTCTCCTCCTTCAAGCTCCCCacttctctttccctctcttttcATCTCCCTACCCCCACTTTAGTTTCCCTCTCCCAAGCCCTCAATTCCCTCCCCGCATTTCACCAAGACCCATCATTGCCTAATTCCTCTACGCCCCGGGCTTCGTGCCTCGCCGCCTCCTTGCGCCAGCTTGTGCATGACTATGCCTGGGACCCCGTGATCTGTGATTCAGCCACGGGTATGTTTTCAAATTGTGATTCTGTTGCTGTAAGGTCTAATCTAGTTGTTCTGTTTTCGCCCCTTTGTATGTCTGTAAACTGTTTGTCAGAATTCCTGAATGTGGGAGTGGATGATGAGTCTTTGGAAAATGTGAATGTGTTTTGCAAGAGATTTCGCGGTTTATTTGAGAATATAAATAATGCATTTGTCAGTCGAGATATTCAATGTGGTTGGGTTGATGTCAGGTACAAATTAGAATGTGGTCAGGATAAGGTTGGGAATGATGAGGATAGGATGCGATTTGGGTTTCTCATGAGTGGGATTAGGAGTTTGGGATGGGGATTTTGTTCGACGGATTCAATTGTTCTTGGTTCTGCTCTTGTTCCTTTTGGATTGATTTATCCAGAGATTGGGATTTCACCGAAGTTTTTTGGTTGTAATGATTGTCATAAGAAAGTCTACACGCATCTGAGTCTCGAGATATTAGATGTTATCGGGAAGCCTTTGGAATGCAAGTTTTGTGATCTTAAATTGGTTGATTTGAAGATGTTTCCTAGAAATACAGCAGAcgatgttttcttttccctgGAAATCATGAATTCACAACCAAGAGGAGATGAACTGAAGAAAATGTTCTGGGAAAATTTTGGCAGTGGTGTGACAAAATTCCAGGTTAAGGCTTTGCAAAAGTACAATGAGTTTTTGAAAATCAAGGGGCAGTTATCTGATCCTCTTCTTGTAAGTGAAGTTTCGGAAAAACTTGGTAAAGATGGAAAAGAAAGTTCTGTCAATCTTTTTGCAGATAAGGTTCTTGAGATGCTACAAATGGACTTGGGTGAGATTGTGCAGAGAAAATCGGCACCGATTTGGGAGATTCTCTTGAGTTTCTTATATAGGTATGGTCAGGGAGCATTAGTGTCTCTTTCAAATGACAGTGGTGTATCATATACGGGAATCCTTAAGCCTTTCACAGTTTCTTCGGCTCTGCTGTTTATTGTGGACGAAGGATTTCACCCTCAGGAAAAAGTGTATGATAATGGTGGAGGAAATGTGGACCAATTAAGTCCAAAGATGAACAATGAGATTTGCAAACCGAATGCTGATTTGAATCAAACTGAGCCTTCACCATCTAATAAGCATTCTGCAGGCAAGGACGGAAGGAAGTggaataacaaaagaaaatcaaatttgcTACAAGACCTCACATGGAGTGCCTTCTGTAAGGCAGCATTTGAACACACAGAGCTAGGTTTAGAAGAGGTTTACTTTGTCAGGGAATGTAATAACTCAAAAAAGATGAGATTTCTGAAATGCTGGATGAAACAGATTAAAAAGTCTAGCCTCATAATAGAGAAAGAATCCCAGACATTCCAGtccaataaaaaagagatgaacAATAGGTTGGATAACTTGCACCAAGAAAGTGAACAGCCAGTTCCTTCATCTGCTTCAGTTGGAGAAAATTCTTTAACTGTGGCTTCCGGAATACAGAATGAAGCTGATCTGGAATTTAGATCAGAAACCTCGGAAGACTTTTTCAGTAATCTATCCAATAAGATCCAACAAGGACTTGAATATGAAGCAGTGGACTTGGGGGCTTTGGCATATCGGCTTGTGAATTCATCCATATTTTGGTTAAAGCAAAAGTGTGACAAAGAACCCCTTTCAGAGAGTCGAACTCCTCTTCTAAAATCTGGTGATACTGATTATTTGGTTGCTGCTGAGATGTTAAAACTTTTACTGAGAGATCCCAAGGATATCAATGCAAGGCACAAAAGCAGTGGTCTATCTTTTAAAGCATCTGGTTCAGAATCTGAAGGACTTACTTCAGGAAAAATAGTTCGAGA ATATGAATTGCAGATATTTTTCCGGATGGAGATACTACAGTCAGAGGTTGGTGCAACTATTGCAGAGTCTATGAAACAGAAGTTTGTAAAACATATTTGCTCATTTTTGGAGAAAATTCGGTGTCATCTGGATGGAGGCTTCTTTGGTAACTGGAGCATAGATGATTACGttgaaaatatcataaaaaGCAG GTACTGTGAGACACTTGAAGATGTGGTTCACAGAATCTATACAAAAATGGATTTGTTGCTGTTTGCTGATGAGGAACCCCCTAATAATTTACTCAACAGTGAGGATAGCAATCAATCCTACAGAGAAAAACCAGAGAGAGATGAAGTGGATGAAAATAATGGAATCAAGGAATCAGTATCAGCAGAAGATGAGCCCCTTCGTCcgctgaaaattgaaaatgcaagaccCAGTGCCCAAGAGATTAAACAAAAGGAGCATGCTCACAAGTTAATTGAAGCccaagagaggagagagagagctcggAGATTTGCTTCTTTTACGAGAGGGATGCCTGATTTGCAGAGAATTTGGGCCCCAAAACAGCCGAAGGCATCGAAACCAAAGTCAAATCCTCATCGAAAGCGGTTTAAAAGGAAGGACCATAGAGGTTCCTGTGATGACAGAGTATGTGAAACCCCAATGTCAGGAAACAAACGTTCATGCCAACAGGGCAGCTGCTTTGATGATAAAGACTATGGTAATGAGTCATGCGGTGGTTCTGTTTCTAAAGCATTGTTTCAGGATGACCAGTGA